In Micromonospora purpureochromogenes, a single window of DNA contains:
- a CDS encoding YggT family protein, which translates to MLSIVLQALYLLLYLFLIVLLARFVLSAVLQYGRRWQPGRGASAGLESVWSVTDPPLKALRRVIPPLRIGTVSIDLASLVLLVILFVLMEFVLKRLIIG; encoded by the coding sequence GTGTTGTCGATCGTGCTCCAAGCGCTGTACCTGCTCCTGTACCTCTTCCTAATTGTGCTGTTGGCCCGATTCGTTCTCAGCGCCGTACTGCAGTACGGTCGCCGGTGGCAACCGGGACGCGGGGCATCGGCGGGACTGGAATCCGTGTGGAGCGTCACTGATCCGCCTCTCAAGGCGTTGAGGCGTGTGATCCCTCCACTGCGAATTGGTACCGTGAGCATCGACCTGGCCTCCCTTGTGCTCCTGGTTATCCTGTTCGTGCTGATGGAGTTCGTGTTGAAGCGGTTGATCATCGGATGA
- a CDS encoding DUF167 domain-containing protein produces MPTGDPLTVAVRVKPGASRARVGGRFDGPHGPALVIAVNAPAVDGRATEAARKALAGALGVRPAAVSLRTGAASRDKLFTVERPTPGLTDVLRRLRDGSDG; encoded by the coding sequence ATGCCCACCGGGGACCCGCTCACCGTGGCGGTACGCGTCAAGCCCGGCGCCTCCCGCGCCCGCGTCGGCGGCCGCTTCGACGGCCCGCACGGCCCCGCGCTGGTGATCGCGGTGAACGCGCCGGCGGTGGACGGGCGGGCCACCGAGGCGGCCCGGAAGGCGCTGGCCGGCGCGCTCGGCGTACGACCGGCCGCGGTGTCGCTGCGCACCGGCGCGGCCAGCCGCGACAAGCTGTTCACCGTCGAGCGTCCCACCCCCGGGTTGACCGACGTGCTCCGCCGGCTGCGCGACGGATCGGACGGGTGA
- a CDS encoding potassium/proton antiporter — MTAGLDLALLLGAAVLLVAIGAVRFSTRLGVPSLLVYLALGVAIGEAGLGIRFDDAELTRVLGFCALIVIIAEGGLTARWSTLRPVLGLAAALSTVGVLVSILVVGLVVHLLLGLDWRLALLYGAVLSSTDAAAVFATLRRLRLPPRLVATLEAESGMNDAPVVILVVLLSRGAEGGHPWWYEVFLVGYELGMGAAVGLAAGLTGRFALRRAALPSSGLYPIAAVGFTVLAYAAGAVLHASGFLAVYVAGVLLGNARLPHRQAILGFADGLAWLAQIGLFVLLGLLATPSRLDAAVLPAVVAGLALLLLARPLSVLVAALPFRVNLREQAFLSWAGLRGAVPIVLATIPLSERVPGADRLFDAVFVLVVIFTLLQAGTLAPAARRLRVTAPAELAEIRVETAPLERMRADLLQLEVPPGSRLAGVHVDELRLPVGASVTLVLRDGAGFVPGPDTRLKAGDSLLIVATAGVRDEVERRLRAVSRRGRLARWFGEYGEDRDG, encoded by the coding sequence GTGACGGCGGGGCTGGACCTCGCGCTGCTGCTCGGCGCCGCCGTCCTGCTGGTGGCGATCGGCGCGGTCCGCTTCTCGACCCGCCTCGGCGTACCGAGTCTGCTGGTCTACCTGGCGCTCGGGGTGGCGATCGGGGAGGCCGGCCTCGGCATCCGCTTCGACGACGCCGAGCTGACCCGGGTGCTGGGCTTCTGTGCGCTGATCGTGATCATCGCGGAGGGCGGGTTGACCGCCCGGTGGAGCACCCTGCGCCCGGTGCTCGGGTTGGCCGCCGCCCTGTCGACGGTCGGGGTGCTGGTCAGCATCCTGGTCGTCGGCCTGGTGGTGCACCTGCTGCTCGGCCTGGACTGGCGGCTCGCCCTGCTCTACGGCGCGGTGCTCTCCTCCACCGACGCGGCGGCGGTCTTCGCCACGCTGCGCCGGCTGCGCCTGCCGCCCCGGCTGGTGGCCACGCTGGAGGCCGAGTCCGGGATGAACGACGCCCCGGTGGTGATCCTGGTGGTGCTGCTCTCCCGCGGCGCCGAGGGCGGTCACCCGTGGTGGTACGAGGTGTTCCTGGTCGGCTACGAGCTGGGCATGGGGGCGGCGGTCGGGCTCGCCGCCGGGCTGACCGGCCGCTTCGCGCTGCGCCGCGCGGCGCTGCCCTCGTCCGGGCTCTACCCGATCGCCGCGGTCGGCTTCACCGTGCTGGCGTACGCGGCCGGGGCGGTGCTGCACGCCTCCGGCTTCCTCGCCGTGTACGTGGCCGGGGTGCTGCTCGGCAACGCCCGGCTGCCGCACCGGCAGGCCATCCTCGGCTTCGCCGACGGGCTGGCCTGGCTGGCCCAGATCGGGCTGTTCGTGCTGCTCGGGCTGCTGGCCACGCCCAGCCGGCTGGACGCGGCGGTGCTGCCGGCGGTGGTCGCCGGCCTGGCCCTGCTGCTGCTGGCCCGGCCGCTGTCGGTGCTGGTGGCCGCGCTGCCGTTCCGGGTCAACCTGCGCGAGCAGGCGTTCCTGTCCTGGGCCGGGCTGCGCGGGGCGGTGCCGATCGTGCTGGCCACCATCCCGCTCTCCGAGCGGGTGCCCGGGGCGGACCGGCTCTTCGACGCGGTCTTCGTCCTGGTGGTGATCTTCACGCTGTTGCAGGCGGGGACGCTGGCGCCGGCGGCCCGCCGGTTGCGGGTGACCGCGCCCGCCGAGCTGGCCGAGATCCGGGTGGAGACGGCGCCGTTGGAGCGGATGCGGGCGGACCTGCTCCAGTTGGAGGTGCCGCCGGGGTCCCGGCTGGCCGGGGTGCACGTCGACGAACTGCGGTTGCCGGTGGGTGCCTCGGTGACCCTGGTGCTGCGCGACGGGGCGGGTTTCGTGCCCGGCCCGGACACCCGGCTCAAGGCGGGCGACAGCCTGTTGATCGTGGCGACGGCCGGGGTGCGGGACGAGGTCGAGCGGCGGCTCCGGGCGGTCAGTCGGCGGGGTCGACTGGCCAGGTGGTTTGGCGAGTACGGCGAGGATCGGGATGGCTGA
- a CDS encoding cell division protein SepF translates to MGALRKAGVWLGLVEEDDERAYDDGYDKPGYRDSRYRSSRYSEEFADDEDESEEPPAPRPRLGERGRLSERGAGRALEADRSDDDRPERVERSSVRSITRSGAGETSGALTYHTRDNLALAPQTQSRERAVVAEEEQRYQITTLHPTTYREARTIGEHFRDGVPVIINLTEMDEADARRLVDFAAGLAFGLRGTIERVTNRVFLLSPANVQVTAEDKAKIAEGGFFSLS, encoded by the coding sequence ATGGGTGCACTGCGCAAGGCGGGGGTCTGGCTCGGTCTCGTCGAGGAGGATGACGAGCGGGCCTACGACGACGGCTATGACAAGCCCGGCTACCGCGACTCGCGGTACCGGTCGAGCCGGTACTCCGAGGAGTTCGCCGACGACGAGGACGAGTCGGAGGAGCCGCCGGCGCCGCGCCCGCGGCTCGGCGAGCGGGGCCGGCTGAGCGAGCGCGGCGCGGGCCGGGCCCTGGAGGCCGACCGCTCCGACGACGATCGTCCGGAGCGGGTCGAGCGGTCCAGCGTCCGCTCGATCACCCGGTCCGGTGCGGGGGAGACCTCGGGTGCGTTGACCTACCACACCCGGGACAACCTGGCCCTGGCTCCGCAGACCCAGTCGCGCGAGCGGGCGGTGGTCGCCGAGGAGGAGCAGCGTTACCAGATCACCACGCTGCACCCGACCACGTACCGGGAGGCGCGCACCATCGGCGAGCACTTCCGCGACGGCGTTCCGGTGATCATCAACCTCACCGAGATGGACGAGGCGGACGCCCGCCGACTGGTGGACTTCGCCGCCGGGCTGGCGTTCGGTCTGCGCGGTACGATCGAGCGCGTGACCAACCGGGTGTTCCTGCTCTCACCGGCCAACGTCCAGGTCACCGCGGAGGACAAGGCCAAGATTGCTGAGGGCGGCTTTTTCAGCCTGAGCTAA
- a CDS encoding DivIVA domain-containing protein: MPLTPADVHNVAFKKPPIGKRGYDEEEVDAFLDEVERELARLIEENNELRAQVERGGRGGAPAGPGGDARLAAELNDVKAQLDRVQRDKAAAEQAARAMQAELEQVRSAGGPAGGGDGEQQALRVLMMAQRTADDHVSDARREADQLLSEARSKAEEVTREARAKADALERDARQRHQEAMGGLDAKRTALQKHIEELKQFEREYRTRLKAYLESQLRDLDGRGQGLEAEMTRTEGSRAATGNGLAAASLAGSYGGGRSGALEAGR; encoded by the coding sequence ATGCCGCTGACCCCGGCCGACGTCCACAACGTCGCCTTCAAAAAGCCGCCGATCGGCAAGCGGGGGTATGACGAGGAGGAGGTCGACGCCTTCCTGGACGAGGTCGAGCGCGAGCTTGCCCGTCTTATCGAGGAGAACAACGAGCTGCGCGCCCAGGTGGAGCGCGGCGGCCGTGGTGGCGCTCCCGCCGGCCCCGGCGGCGACGCCCGTCTCGCGGCGGAGCTCAACGACGTCAAGGCCCAGCTCGACCGGGTGCAGCGCGACAAGGCCGCGGCCGAGCAGGCCGCCCGGGCCATGCAGGCCGAGCTGGAGCAGGTCCGGTCCGCTGGTGGCCCGGCCGGCGGCGGCGACGGCGAGCAGCAGGCGCTGCGCGTGTTGATGATGGCCCAGCGCACCGCCGACGACCACGTGTCCGACGCCCGCCGCGAGGCCGACCAGCTGCTCTCCGAGGCCCGGTCCAAGGCCGAGGAGGTCACCCGCGAGGCGCGCGCCAAGGCCGACGCCCTCGAGCGGGACGCCCGCCAGCGGCACCAGGAGGCCATGGGCGGCCTGGACGCCAAGCGCACCGCGCTGCAGAAGCACATCGAGGAGCTCAAGCAGTTCGAGCGCGAGTACCGCACCCGGCTCAAGGCGTACCTGGAGAGCCAGCTGCGGGACCTCGACGGCCGGGGCCAGGGCCTGGAGGCCGAGATGACCCGCACCGAGGGCAGCCGCGCCGCCACCGGCAACGGGCTGGCCGCCGCGAGCCTCGCCGGCTCGTACGGCGGCGGTCGCTCCGGCGCTCTCGAAGCCGGTCGCTGA